A stretch of DNA from Poecile atricapillus isolate bPoeAtr1 chromosome 28, bPoeAtr1.hap1, whole genome shotgun sequence:
CAAGAGGGGAGAGCAGCCATTAAGAGCAGCAGGTTGAGAtgcagcccctctcccagcctggtACCACTGTCCTCAGGGTGGGACAGAAACTGTCCCACCAGCCTGCCCCatgtggggcaggagcagccagagcacAAAGCACCATTCCCAATAGGAACTGCCACGGAGCCCAGAAGCCCTCCCCACCTCTgtcccccagcctggccaggtTCTGAGGGAGCACAGCCAAACCTGCCACAGGCAGTCAGTGCTGCACACCAAAGGCAGTAAGACCTCAGACAAGCTCCTGGTGACACCACATCCATCTGGGCACCGCTCTGGGCATGGACAGCCTGGGGCCTGTCCACGTGCACAGGCCAGGGAGGGACCTCCAGTCCCGGGCAGCACCGGCAGCGAGAGGCGGTGCCGGCACCTGGGCCACCCCTGCATGGAATATTTTCCATGTGCCATTTACTGAGAGGAGCCTCCAAATAGCCCAGCTCTAGAAACAGCGGGGTCATAAAAACGGTTTCATGGCTCATAAAACAAGGGGACTTTAACCCCCCTGGCACACAGGGCAGGAGCAAACAGCCCCAGCCTCGGGGTCAATCCTCCAGTGCTGGCTGGGCCAGAGCCGGCTGGAACAGCGGGTGCCAGACAGGGAGGGGCAGCACAGGTGGGTCCCCCATGAGACAGGAGCTGCCACCCCATCGCAGATGCCATCCCTGGCTCCAGAACTGGTGACACACTTGTCACCCACAGACAAGCTGGGTGTGCCTGGAGCCAGCGCCACGTCCTGAGCCGCTATTTACTGAGGCTTAGCCACAGCTTTGCCGTCAcctgtcactgctcctggctgggccCCTGTGAGCCCCAGCAGGTCAGGGTGTGTCACCACTGGGCACCACTCACGGCCTCCTGGGGGTGTGCAGCAAAACTGGAGCAAGGCCACGGTGACAGCAAGGGTGGCCCAGAGCCTGGGGGCCACGGTACTGGCAAGCACAGCTCAGGATGAGGCTCGGCCAGGTGGAGGCAAGTGTTCCCTGCATCCGGAGCATCCTGGCTTATCTCCAGGATGAGAGCATTCTGTGCGTGCCTCCTTCCCGCAGTAATTCTGGTGACCGAGCTCCCCCTGctcacccccagccctcccGGGCTGCACCATCCTCCCACAAAGCAAGCGGGGCTGGGCCCCAGCCAGGAGCTTTTTAAACCtttcctggggcaggagcacGTGGGTCTCATTAGCTGGGACATCCTGGCCAGCCCCAGGCGATGCCTCACCGCTGGAactgctgcccagccctgtgcccagccctggtggCTCAGCCTGAAGCTGTACTCACCTGAATTTACCCCTTAATTCCCCTGCTGTGATTCACGCTTGCTCTTTTATTGCCCCCAAAGACCTGGATAACGAAAACCATCTGTCCACACCTCTTACCATGTTTGGGAGGGACGAAGTCCCGGCTCGGAGGGGACCCCCTCACCGGGGAGCGCTGGCGGCCGGCACAGGAGGGGAGAAGGGACAGAGAAACCAGCTGGGTTCTTATCAGGGCTCCCGGCCGGCTCCACGCAAGCGGAACGGCCCCTCCCAGAGCTGCACTCAAAACATTCCACCTCCCTCAGCCCTGTCCGGTGCTGTGGGactgcgggggctcgggggtccCCTTCGGGACTTTTCTCCCCCCATGCTGGGCGGCCCCCGGACCAGCCAAGCACCgtgggaggagctgggcagagcagatGACATTGCCAGTCTGGCCTGGGACCCCCACCATAAGGAGACACCTGGGGCACTTTCCAGGGTCCCCCCATCTTGGGAGTTCTGCACAGGGCTACAGAGCTGCAGTGCACCCACGCTGTGCCCACCCTGAGCCAAGGGCTGTCCCCAGACCGGCTGGGGATGGACACGAACACAGTGGCACGTGGCCAGTGTCCCTCTGCTGCCCACCCCAGCCAGCGCCAGCTGCACACCCTCACTGCCACCATCCCTGCGAGGCCAGGGGGACACAGCGTCCCCCCAGTGCCCGGCGCTGCCCTCGCCCCCGACCACGCTGCACTTACTGTCCAGGGAGCTGTCAGGGCAGGGGTCCCCATGCTCCGGGAGGCCACACGGGACACCCAGCTGAGCTGTGTCTGCCGGGGTGTGGCCGGGGTGGGGTGTGGGGGGTGCGGGAGGGTGGCTGCAAGGCCCCGATAAACTCAGCACCGGGGAGTTGTGGGGAATTCCAAGAACCACGTTTGGCTCAGTGCCctgtccccaaattcctgtgCTGGCGtcaccctgctgcagctggtcCCATGCCCGTGGCTCCCCCGACCCGTGGGACTCACTGATGGCCCGATGCACCAACGTGCCGACACAGCCATGTGCCCAGGCACCAACGTGCCCGTGCCTCAATCCAGCAGGGTGGCGTGGCCATGCAGCCACAGACCTCGCTCCAGGCGCTTTCTGCCCCTCCATGAACGCAGCTATGGCACTGAAGCTTCAGCCTGGATGTCCGGCTCTCCCCCCACCCTGTTAGCCCCAGAGGAGGGGCATGGCAGAGGAGTGaatgtgccaggagcagcccgTGTTTGCACAGGCAGTGCCCTCgctgccacagcagccctggcaccgctgcccccagctcctcacggcagggcagctccctccttccctgcgCCTGCTCTGGATACCTCGGGCACCTGCCAGGATAAAGGCACAGTGTCCTTGGTGCCCTTGGTGCCTGGATCTGGCTGGATCCCAGTGGAGAGGGCGACACTGCCGGTGCCCAGAACTGCCCTCCCTCCTGGCACGGGGTGTCACAGCCAAGCGGGCGATGCCGTGACAGGACAGCCCTGCGCCGGTGCCTGGGGTGGgacatccccatcctcatcctctctCCCCCACTGAAGCCCACTCCTGCCAGAAAGCCCTTCCCGGTCCTACTGCTGCCTGAGCACAGCACTGGTGTCAGACAGACCCCAGCGGGTGCTGGGGGTCCCACTTACCCTCTGCGAGCCCCTTGGTGCCCCCGTTCCCGCTCGGGGCTGGCACTGGCTGGCCTGGGGACGCCGGTGCGCTGCGGCTGCGGCTGCCAGGCCGTTCTGCGTTTCCGGGCAGGTGAGCGGAGCCTGTTCTACCGTGGGGCTGAGCCAAAGTCCACAGGTGATGCCAAGGAGCCAGCAGCACTCCACACCCGCTGCAGGGTGTGTGCTGGCACCCGGGCTGGCACCAGGAAGGGCTGAGGCCCCACTGCCCCAAGAGAGAGCCCTGGAATCCTGGCCCTGGGCAGAAGCAGgacctgcagcagcctggggatggACAGACTCACGGCCACGTGGTGATGGGAGCTTGGGGCATCCCTGAAACCAGGCTGCCATGTCCCCTTTAGCTGGGCAGCATTCCCCCTCATCCCCTTCCTCCCGGTGTCCTGGGTGCCACACAGCCCTTCCTCCCCTCATCCTCTGCCCATCAatgaggggacagcagagcccaTCCCTAacatccccatcccaaaccttCCATCCCCGTCCTCCCAGGATCCCCAGCCCAGTCTCCTCCCACCCATCGGTGGCTCCAGGCTGGTTGTTCACACAGTTTATTTGCTCGGTTTGGGTGTTTTACAAACAACGGGGTGGAggtggaggggggaggggatgggatggggaagggaattCAAACGGCTTCGGCACAAGTGAAAAGCTCAGGGGCACGGGAAGTGCACTTCAGCAGAGCCGGGCGGGGACAGGGGGGctctgggatggggtggggACGATGCCGGGCCCACCGCCCACTCCTCTCACaccgcagccccggcccggggggctGGTCCTGCTCCCCACCGCCCCAGGGGCCGGAGTGGGCTGGGGGTCAAAGCCAACCGAGGGCAGGGGGTGCCgagggcaggagggagccccagcttggggctggggggattGCAGGGCCCAGGGTGGGAGGGGGTGGGTGGTGTTGGCCCCTGATGTGGGGTGGCAAGAGGTGACATTTCCCCCAGGATTATGGGGACAGAGGCCCTGTGGCACCCAGCCcgtgccctgctctgcagcaatgGGGCTCCAGCGATGCCCAACAGCGGATGGGGCAGGAGAGgccccccttccccagccctgcccctcccagaggctgggggtgcctggCTGGGGCTCAGAACAGGGGTGGCACCATGAGccccccccccagcccggcATTGTGACTCTACTGGGGGCAAACTGCAGCCTGGGTGGGAACTGGGGGACAACTGGGATGtcatggggacaggagggtgtcactgctcacACAAGGGGAATGTGGGAGAAGGAAGGCCCATCCTTGGGGGAGCTGAGCCCCATCCTTGGCTGCTCAACCACCGGTGTCCTGGTGGGCTGCGTGGATGCTGCTCCACACTCGTTttgggggatccctggggattTTCCCAGCCTCACAGCAGAAGGAACCCTCACACCTGAACAAGGATCCCTCACTGGTGGCTGCACCCTGCCCAAAGCTCCTggacagcccagctgctgcagctcaggggcAGCTGATGTGAGCACTGGGGACCAAAAACCACGAGGCCcccccctgcctgccccagctgGTCTCAGTGGGGAGAAAAcgctggtgctggtggtgaaAACCCCACTGAAGGGCTGGGGTGCAGGgtggggcagcagggaggcagctgtgggacaccagacccctggcagctcccagtgccaatGCTGGGGTGAACTGGGCTGCCCCACTCCCCTGGGGGACCCCAGAACGTGgctctgcaaagctgctgctgctgagtggCAGAGGCAGGAAGGGGACAGGATGCTGGCCCACACGAGGAAACACAGGACCCCCACACCCCACTCCTGCCCCACAAGGCTTGGGCCCCCCCCAAGCTCCCCTTCCCTGGCTGGCATTGCCCCAGGAGGACACAAGCCCTGGCCACAGCACAGTTCAGCCCCCTCGGCTGGCAGAGCCCAGTGGCACCGGCCAGCAGCCGAGACAGAGGAGTGGCTGTCACTGCCAGCACCAGGGTGAGGGGCTCCAACATGtggagctgagcccaggaggagcagagcaggcctggggacaggctgggttGACCCTGCAGGAGCCCCACGTGGCCCCAGCCATCACCACAGCCGAGTCTCGGGCAGGGGACGCTGCCCTCGATGCCCTGCCCTTGCCTGGACACGCTCTGTCCTTGAGGGCTTGGGGAGCCCGGGACCACAGGGATGAGGATGTGAGATGGAGCAGAGATATCCATGGGCAGCCAGCGGGGAACAGAGCAGGCCTTTCCCTGCTAGAGAAGCGGATGATGGAGGCACAGAGggaggggctggcacagggctgggtcCGATGCCCACCGTGGGCTGGGCCAAGAGCGGGTCCCGCTGGTGGGGGCTCCCGGGGAGTCATCTACGGACACAGTGTCGTCCTCCGATCCCCTGCCCGGCGGCTCCATCCTCCGACGGCGGGTGGGACGATGTCGGTGACGGAGGGAAAGGCCCCGGTGCCGGTGGCAGGTGGGGATGAGGCCGGGCTGTGGTGGGGTGGGCGCACTGTGGGGCGAGGGGGGTCACTAATAAATACCACAGGCAGCGCTGGTGGGGGGCGGCACGGGGCTGGCATCGGGCAGATGGGGCGAGCGCCGCCACAGCCACCGCTCACTGCTGCCCGCTGCGGCCCCGTTGGCACCATGTTGGATCTCCCCGGTTCTGCAGGAAGAGGGTCTGTGTCCGGAGGGGGGGAAGCCCGGTGTGCCGGGCCTGGCGAGCAGGGGCCGGGGCGGAGGGGGCTCGGCGGGGGCTCACATCACCGTGCAGCACTTGCAGCGCTGCTTCTTCACGTCTGTCTCCTGCTCGGCCTCCTTGGCGTCTGTGGCGTTGGCACCCGGCTTCTGCCCGCCCGCGCCCTCCTCGCCCAGCGGCTGAGCGGCCGCCGGCTCCAGCGCGGTGCCGTTGGGTGGTGTGTGGTCCTTGTGTGCCGGCTCCGGCTTGTTCTCGGCATCCTCAATCACCACCAGCTCTGCCTTGATGGtgccctccagccccagcaccttCTTGGTCTCGTTCTCATCCTCCACGTTCTGGTAGCCCATGAAGATCATGGTGAcgggctgctcctggctgggctccGTGCCCTCGCCTGGCGGCACCTTCGCCTGCAGCCCCGTGATCTCCCGCCGCGGCGTCGGCTTCTGGCTGCCCGGGGCGCTGCCGCCCCCCTTGCCAGCCTTGGCTGGGGTCTGGCGCCCGCCAGCTTCACTCAGGGTGGCCTCGTCTGCCTTGTGCAGGAGCTCGTCGACCTCGGAGGAGCTGAGGGGGTGGGCCCCGTTCTGCAGGGTCCCGTCCTCGGCACTCACCGCATGCACCACTGTGGGGATAAGAGGAGGGAGGGTGAGGGCGTTTGGGATGAGGGCACAAAGACAAAAACACCTGACAAAGCTCTTGCCGGCGTGACCCactcagccccagctcctgtgTGGTCGGGGAAcagccccttcccctctccaAAGGTCCTGCCAAGGACTCCCACGGCATCCCAACCCTcccctcagcagagctgctgccagaccCTCTCTCATCACCTGGCTCCTGCCcgacagcagccagggagaccGAAATAAAAGCCCAATGGAAGGAGCTGTTCCCAAAGCCTCAGGCTCAGCGAGCCCTGCGGGAGCCGCGGCTGTTTGCCAGGCCACCGACAGCCAGCCAAGCTGCCCGTGGCGGGACGGCGTCTGCTGGCGCCCGGCTCTGCCGGGGCTGACGTGACGCTTTGCAGCGAGTCACCGCTGCCACCTCTGAGACCCCAGCGGTGCTCGGCGCTTGCTGCCCCGCTGATTTCCCCACCACCTCCTGCCACATTCAGCAGGACCATTGCAGCTGGTGGCGCCGTGCCCGGGGGAGGCTCTCCCACCCCGGCGTGCTGTGCACAGAGGCAGAGATGTGCGTCACGGCCGGAGCGGCCAAGGGCTCGTTGCGTTTTCCACTTGACCTGGGGCATGACGTGATGGTCAGTGCACCTGCCCCAGTGGGCAGTGAGTGAGGGACAgtgcccagcctggcagggccagcacagccaTGGCCACACAAAGGAGGTTGAATGGGagctctgtgttttctctgaTGAGGAGGTCGGTCCACTCAGCCACCACAGTTCCCAGTAAGACACCCCACTTCCACGGCTGGTCCTTGCCACCACAACGGTCCCTTGGGTTTCAGAAGGCCCTCTGGAGCAGGTTCCCAGATGTTCccaaaggcaggagcagcagacaGGGACCAGTCCCTAGTGCTGCACTTCTACCACACCCATCAGCCACATTCCCCGCTGCCAGCCTGTGGGACAGGCCAATACGCTGCTAGTGCACGTTCTCTGCCCATGGAAAAGGCTCCTGAGTCCTGGACACAACAGATCctcttctctgctctccagcagtgcagggtCACGACGTGCAGACCAGGCTGACCCAACCACACTACGCTGCCACGACGATCCTGTGATCCACTGGACTGGCGTTGGTGAGGGATTGCCCTCACAGAGCTGGCAAAGCTgtcaggagcagcccctgcactTCCTCACCCTCCTGGGTGCCCGCTGGATGTTTGGGTGGCCACTCCCTTGTCCCCTGCCACTGGCATGGGCTGGCCCGTACCTTTCAGCTCATCCTCGTACACTTTGACCCCCTGCAGACAGTGGTTCTGGGGCAGCATGGTGGTGCTGGACAGGACCTTGGTCTCCCCAGTCACTCTGTCTTTCTCCACTGTGATCTCCACCGAGTACATGGCTGGGACACAGAGAGGACA
This window harbors:
- the PALM gene encoding paralemmin-1; protein product: MEVVEASTLQQERLQAIAEKRKRQTEIENKRRQLEDDRRQLQHLKSKALRERWLLEGAPASASEEEEAMKKQMQEDEVKTKELEETIQRLEKELETLESSSSVTSTKENLAEAAAKEEKAEAVPNAQKSPLGTVKADKRVSSSPMKAVEGSDMMKAAMYSVEITVEKDRVTGETKVLSSTTMLPQNHCLQGVKVYEDELKVVHAVSAEDGTLQNGAHPLSSSEVDELLHKADEATLSEAGGRQTPAKAGKGGGSAPGSQKPTPRREITGLQAKVPPGEGTEPSQEQPVTMIFMGYQNVEDENETKKVLGLEGTIKAELVVIEDAENKPEPAHKDHTPPNGTALEPAAAQPLGEEGAGGQKPGANATDAKEAEQETDVKKQRCKCCTVM